The following proteins are encoded in a genomic region of Streptococcus sp. 29892:
- a CDS encoding heavy metal translocating P-type ATPase: MQKESISVSGMTCASCAMTVEKAVGKLTGVEEVSVNLATEKLSVSFDENVLSLSDIGQAVEKAGYGLVRNLITETYAIEGMTCASCAMTVEKALGKLEGVEEISVNLATEKATLRYNRDLQNPTSLEKAVEEAGYQLIRPDEVEEMVDKGPSREENLWDRFVWSAVFTLPLLYIAMGPMLPFGGLPLPALLHQPLVFAVSQILLLIPILYIGRSFFTKGFKTLLQGHPNMDSLIAVGTGAALVQGLLMVAFLLMGKEVAMHGHHPELYFESAAVILTLITLGKYFEARSKGQTSEAIKKLMNLAPKTAQVLRDGQEIQVPLEEVVVGDFLIVRPGEKIAVDGVVVQGQSTVDESMLTGESLPVQKMEGDSIFGGTLNQQGAITMQATKVGRDTTLAQIIRLVEEAQGSKAPIAKLADQVSAVFVPIVMGLAVLSGLAWLLLGQHSWIFSLSITISVLVIACPCALGLATPTAIMVGTGKGAENGLLFKSGQAIETLQGVNTIVFDKTGTITEGKPQVTDIHLLSTKNREQVLQLAASGEQFSEHPLAQALLQAAQTEKIELLPATDFQALSGRGLSVTIAEQTIYLGNERLMREQGIDVSQGPAVAEAFAHQAKTPVFLATQQELLAVIAIADKVKETSRQAVQALQAMGLEVVMLTGDNEKTAQAIAKEVGIEQVVSQVLPDDKANQVKLLQEEGKTVAMVGDGINDAPALAQAHVGLAIGSGTDIAIESADIVLMHSDILDVVKAVKLSQATMRTIKQNLFWAFAYNVIGIPIAMGLLHVFGGPLLNPMFAGAAMALSSVSVVLNALRLKRVNIN; encoded by the coding sequence ATGCAAAAAGAAAGTATTAGTGTATCAGGCATGACCTGTGCTTCCTGTGCCATGACAGTAGAAAAAGCTGTCGGGAAATTGACAGGAGTAGAGGAAGTCAGCGTCAATTTGGCAACTGAAAAATTGAGTGTCAGTTTTGATGAAAATGTCTTAAGCCTGAGCGACATTGGTCAAGCAGTTGAAAAGGCGGGTTATGGTTTGGTTCGCAACCTTATTACCGAAACCTATGCTATCGAGGGCATGACCTGTGCATCTTGTGCCATGACAGTTGAAAAAGCTCTGGGGAAACTAGAGGGAGTGGAAGAAATCAGTGTCAATTTGGCAACGGAAAAGGCGACACTCCGCTACAATCGTGACCTGCAAAATCCAACCAGTCTAGAAAAGGCGGTTGAAGAAGCTGGTTATCAGCTTATTCGACCAGATGAAGTGGAAGAGATGGTGGATAAGGGACCAAGCAGGGAAGAAAATCTATGGGACCGCTTTGTCTGGTCAGCTGTTTTCACCCTTCCCTTGCTTTATATTGCCATGGGACCCATGTTGCCTTTTGGTGGTCTGCCTTTGCCAGCTTTGCTCCATCAACCGCTCGTTTTTGCGGTCAGTCAAATCCTCTTGCTCATCCCTATCCTTTATATCGGACGCAGTTTTTTCACAAAAGGCTTTAAAACCCTTTTGCAAGGTCATCCGAATATGGACTCACTCATCGCCGTTGGAACAGGTGCTGCCTTGGTTCAAGGTCTTTTGATGGTTGCTTTTCTTCTGATGGGGAAAGAAGTAGCCATGCACGGTCACCATCCTGAACTCTATTTTGAATCAGCTGCTGTTATTTTAACCCTGATTACCCTGGGGAAATATTTTGAAGCTAGGTCTAAAGGTCAAACTTCTGAGGCCATTAAGAAGCTGATGAATTTGGCTCCCAAGACTGCCCAAGTGCTAAGAGATGGACAAGAAATCCAAGTGCCTTTGGAAGAGGTGGTTGTGGGGGACTTCCTTATTGTCCGCCCTGGTGAAAAAATTGCGGTGGATGGGGTTGTGGTTCAGGGACAATCGACTGTCGATGAGTCCATGTTGACGGGTGAGAGCCTGCCAGTTCAGAAGATGGAAGGTGATAGCATCTTTGGTGGAACCTTAAACCAGCAAGGGGCTATCACTATGCAAGCTACCAAGGTCGGTCGTGATACGACTCTGGCTCAGATTATTCGCTTGGTAGAAGAGGCACAGGGCTCTAAGGCTCCCATAGCCAAATTGGCTGACCAAGTATCTGCCGTCTTTGTGCCCATTGTCATGGGTCTTGCTGTCCTCTCAGGACTGGCTTGGTTGCTCTTAGGGCAACATTCCTGGATTTTCTCTCTGTCCATTACCATCTCGGTCTTGGTCATCGCCTGCCCTTGTGCTCTGGGCCTAGCAACTCCGACGGCCATCATGGTCGGGACTGGAAAAGGGGCAGAAAACGGTCTTCTGTTCAAGTCTGGTCAAGCTATTGAGACCCTACAAGGTGTGAATACCATTGTCTTCGACAAGACGGGGACCATTACTGAGGGCAAGCCTCAGGTGACAGACATTCATCTCTTGTCTACGAAAAATCGTGAGCAGGTTCTCCAGCTGGCCGCAAGTGGCGAGCAATTTTCTGAGCATCCCTTGGCTCAAGCCCTTCTGCAAGCTGCTCAGACAGAAAAGATTGAACTCTTGCCCGCCACCGATTTTCAGGCGCTTTCAGGTCGTGGTCTTTCGGTGACAATAGCAGAGCAGACCATCTATCTGGGAAATGAACGGTTGATGCGGGAACAGGGAATTGATGTTTCCCAAGGACCTGCAGTTGCGGAGGCATTTGCCCATCAAGCCAAGACGCCTGTTTTCCTAGCAACCCAGCAAGAATTACTAGCAGTCATTGCCATTGCTGATAAAGTAAAAGAGACCAGCCGTCAGGCTGTCCAGGCTCTGCAAGCTATGGGATTAGAAGTGGTCATGCTGACAGGAGACAATGAAAAAACTGCCCAGGCCATTGCCAAGGAAGTCGGCATTGAGCAGGTGGTCAGTCAGGTCCTGCCAGATGACAAGGCCAACCAAGTCAAGCTCTTACAAGAAGAGGGCAAAACAGTCGCTATGGTGGGGGATGGCATCAACGATGCCCCAGCCCTTGCTCAAGCCCATGTGGGTCTGGCCATTGGTTCAGGGACAGATATTGCTATCGAGTCTGCCGATATTGTTCTCATGCATAGTGACATCTTGGATGTGGTCAAGGCTGTCAAACTCAGCCAGGCAACCATGCGGACCATCAAACAAAATCTCTTCTGGGCCTTTGCTTATAATGTGATTGGCATTCCAATCGCCATGGGGCTCTTACATGTATTTGGTGGACCTCTGCTCAATCCTATGTTTGCAGGTGCAGCCATGGCCCTCAGCTCAGTGTCAGTCGT